CAGGCGATCATCAGCCGTGCCACCGAAGAGGTGCAGGAGATCCAGAACCAGTACACCGAAGGTCTCATCACCGACGGTGAGCGCTACAACAAGGTCATCGATATCTGGGCGAAATCGACCGAGGACATCGCGAAGGAGATGCTGGACAACCTCTCCCGCGACACGATCTCCGACCCGGAAGGGAAGGAAGTCAAAGTCCCTTCCTTCAACGCGATCCACATGATGGCCGACTCCGGCGCGAGGGGTTCCGCGCAGCAGATCCGCCAGCTCGCCGGGATGAGGGGGCTCATGGCGAAGCCTTCCGGGGAGATCATCGAGACCCCGATCACCGCGAACTTCCGCGAGGGTCTCACCGTGCTCCAGTACTTCATCTCCACCCACGGTGCACGTAAGGGTCTGGCCGATACCGCGCTGAAAACCGCGAACTCCGGTTACCTCACCAGAAGGCTCGTGGACGTAGCCCAGGACGCCATCATCACCGAGGTCGATTGCGGCACCATCGACGGCCTCACCGTCTCCTCCCTCACCGAGGGGGGGGAGATCATCGAGCACATCGGTGACAGGATCCTCGGCCGCGTCGCTCTCGACGACATCCTCGACCCGGTCACCGGCGACGTGCTCGTGCCGGCCAACGAGGAGATCGACGAGACCCTCGTGGCGAAGATCGAGGCGGCAGGCCTGGAGAAGGTGAAGATCCGCTCCGTTCTCACCTGCGAGAGCCGTCGCGGCATCTGCGCGAAGTGCTACGGTCGCGATCTTGCGCGCGGTCACCTGGTGAACCGCGGCGAGGCGGTCGGCGTTATCGCCGCCCAGTCGATCGGCGAGCCGGGGACCCAGCTCACCATGCGTACCTTCCACATCGGTGGTACCGCATCGAGACGCGCCGAGCAGACCTCGCTGGAGTCGAGAAACGACGGTCGTGCGAAGTTCATCAACATCAACTACGTCACGAACTCCGAGGGGCACCACATCGTCATGAACCGCAACGGCGAGCTCGCGGTTGTCGACGAGACCGGGCGCGAGCGCGAGAAGTACGCGGTCGTGTACGGTGCGAAGATCAAGGTTTCCCAGGACGAGCCTGTGAAGCAGGGGCAGTCCCTTGCCGAGTGGGACCCGTACACCATGCCGATCCTCACGGAGATCGCCGGTAAGGTGAAGTTCGGGGACATCATCGAGGGTGTCACCATGGAAGAGCAGGTCGACGAGGTCACCGGTCTCTCCCGCAAGGTCATCATCGAGTCGCGCGACGCCGACAAGCGTCCGCGCATCACCATCAAGGACGAGAGCGGCCGCACCGCGAAGACCGGGGAGAGCCTCGCAGCTCGCTACTACCTCCCGGTCGGCTCCAACATCAACGTGATGGAGGAGACGATCGTGAACGCCGGCGACGTCATCGCGAAGATCCCGCGCGAAACGACGAAGACGAAGGACATCACCGGCGGTCTGCCGCGCGTCGCCGAGCTCTTCGAGGCACGCAAGCCGAAGGACTTCGCGGTCATCACCGAGATTGACGGTGTGGTCGCCTTCGGCAAGGACGCCAAAGGGAAGCGCAAGGTCATCGTGACGCCGGAGATGGGGGAGCCGAAAGAGTACCTCATCCCGAAAGGGAAGCACATCAGCGTACACGAAGGGGACCACGTCCGCGCAGGGGAAGCCCTCATGGACGGCTCCTCCAACCCGCACGACATCCTGCGCGTCCTCGGGCAGAAGGAACTCGCGAAATACCTGGTGGACGAGGTGCAGGAGGTTTATCGTCTGCAAGGTGTTAAAATTAACGACAAGCACATCGAGACGATCGTGCGCCAGATGCTGCGCAGGGTCCGCATCAAGGATGTGGGTGACACCTCTCTTCTCATCGACGACCAGATCGAACGGTACGTCTTCGAGGAAGAGAACGAGAAGGCCCTCGACAAGGGTGGCCGCCCGGCAACCGCGGAGTCGCTCCTCCTCGGTATCACGAAGGCCTCTCTCTCCACCGAGTCCTTCATTTCGGCCGCCTCCTTCCAGGAGACAACAAAAGTGTTGACACAGGCCTCGATAGAAGGTAAAGTTGACAGTCTTCGCGGTCTCAAGGAGAACGTGATCATGGGGCGGCTGATTCCGGCAGGTACCGGCCTCTCCCTCTACCGCAACATGAAGCTCGTTGCGGAAGAGCCGATCATCATACCGGAGCCGGTGCAGGAAGTGGAAGAACGAATAGAGGATGAGCCGGAGGCGCTGGAAGCGTAAGCGCCGCCGTTGAGATGGGGTGCCGGAGGCGCTGCAGATTGGCGCCGCCGGCACTTTTGTGAAAACATATTCAAATATGGCTTGACAACTGCGTCAAATGTTGTTATTTTCGTCGCTTCCGCAGGGGGACCCCCGGGAGTCAAGTTTAGCGTGAGAGGGTTTGTATGCCAACAATCAATCAGCTTATTCGTAACGGTCGGGAGTCTAAGGCGGAGAAATCCACTGCTCCGGCGCTCAGATGCTGCCCCCAGAAGAGAGGGGTGTGCACCAGGGTTTACACCACCACTCCCAAAAAGCCGAACTCCGCGCTGCGCAAGGTTGCCAGGGTGCGTCTCACCAACGGCGTCGAGGTCACTTCCTACATTCCGGGTGTAGGGCACAACCTGCAGGAGCACTCCGTGGTCCTGATCAGGGGTGGCAGGGTCAAGGACCTTCCGGGTGTTCGTTATCATATCGTGCGCGGCACGCTCGACTCCGTCGGCGTCAAGGGCAGGATGAAGAGTCGTTCCAAGTACGGTGCAAAAAGGCCCAAGTAAAACGCTAAAGTGAGAGGTTTTCGATGCCTAGAAGAAGAGAAGTTGCCAAGAGGGTGATCCTCCCGGATCCGAAGTATGGGGACCGCACGGTTGCCAAGCTCATCAATATAATCATGCTGGACGGCAAGAAGAGTACCGCAGAGCGTGCTCTGTACGGCGCGCTGGAGCTTGCTGCCTCCAAGGCCTCCGATGAGCCGGTCAAGGTGCTGAAGCGCTGCCTTGACAACATCAAGCCGATGCTCGAGGTGAAGTCGCGCAGGGTTGGTGGTTCCACGTACCAGGTGCCGGTCGAGGTGCGCCCCGAGCGCCGCATGTCTCTGGCAATGCGCTGGCTGGTGAAGTACTCCAACGCCAGGAGCGAGAAGACCGTTACCGACAAGCTTGCCGGTGAGATACTGGACGCCTACAACAACCGCGGCGCCGCAGTGAAGAAGCGTGAAGACACGCACAAGATGGCCGAGGCGAACAGGGCCTTTGCTCACTATCGCTGGTAGTCACCATACAGGATTGCAGCATTTCGGAGGTTTAGGCAGTGGCACGTCAGGTTAGTCTGGAAATGACCCGAAATATCGGGATAATGGCACATATAGACGCGGGAAAGACCACCACCACCGAGCGTATTCTCTACTACACGGGCGTCTCTCACAAGATCGGTGAGGTTCACGACGGCACTGCCACCATGGACTGGATGGAGCAGGAGCAGGAGCGTGGCATCACCATCACCTCCGCTGCAACCACCTGCATGTGGAAAGACCACCGTATCAACATCATCGACACCCCGGGTCACGTCGACTTCACCATCGAGGTGGAGCGTTCCCTGCGCGTGCTCGACGGTGCAGTAGCTGTTTTCTGCTCTGTTGGTGGCGTGGAGCCGCAGTCTGAGACCGTGTGGCGTCAGGCTGACAAGTACCGCGTACCCCGCATTGCCTTCGTCAACAAGATGGACCGTATCGGCGCGGACTTCTTCCGCGGCGTCTCCATGATCAAGGATCGCCTGAAGGCGAACCCTGTTCCGCTGCAGATCCCGATCGGTGCCGAAGAGAACTATAAAGGGGTTGTCGACCTCGTGGAGATGAGGGGAATCGTGTGGAACGACGAGTCCCTCGGTGCTCGCTACGACGTCATCGAGATCCCGGAAGAGCTGAAGGCCCAGGCGCAGGAGTACCGCGATCTTCTGATCGAGGAGATCTCCAGCCATGACGACGAGCTCATGGAGAAGTACCTCGGGGGCGAGGAGCTCACGAAGGAAGAGATCAAGTCCGCCATCAGGAAGTCGACGCTGGCGATCCAGATCTGCCCGGTTATCTGCGGTTCCTCCTTCAAGAACAAGGGGGTGCAGAACCTCCTCGACGCCGTTCTCGACTACCTCCCGGCTCCGACCGACATTCCGGCGATCCAGGGGATCGACGCGAACACCGAGGCACCGATCGAGCGTCACGCTTCTGACGACGAGCCGTTCTCCTCCCTCGCGTTCAAGATCATGACCGACCCGTACGTCGGGCAGCTTTGCTTCTTCCGTGTGTACTCCGGCGTCATGAACTCCGGCTCCTATGTGTACAACTCCACGAAGGGGAAGCGCGAGAGGATCGGCCGTATCCTGAAGATGCACGCCAACAAGCGTGAAGAGATCAAGGAAGTGTACGCAGGCGACATCGCTGCTGCCGTCGGTCTCAAATACACCACCACCGGCGATACCCTCTGCGCAGAAGACAGCGCGGTTATCCTCGAGTCGATCGAGTTCCCCGAGCCGGTCATCTCCATCGCCATCGAGCCGAAGACAAAGGCAGACCAGGAGAAGCTCGGCATCTCCCTCGCGAAGCTCGCCAGCGAGGACCCCTCCTTCCGCGTGAAGACGGACGAGGAGACCGGCCAGACAATCATCTCCGGCATGGGGGAGCTGCACCTCGAGATCATCGTCGACCGTCTCATGCGCGAGTTCAAGGTTGAGGCGAACGTCGGCAAGCCGCAGGTCGCCTACCGCGAGACCATCACCAAGAAGGTCAAGAGCGAAGGGAAGTTCGTGCGCCAGTCCGGCGGCCGCGGCCAGTTCGGCCACGTCTGGATCGAGATCGAGCCGCAGGAGCCCGGGAAAGGGTACGAGTTCGTCGACGCCATCAAGGGCGGCGTCGTTCCCCGCGAGTACATCCCGGCTGTCGACAAGGGTATCAAGGAAGCTCTCGATAACGGCGTCATGGCAGGGTACCCCGTCGTCGACGTCAAGGTCACCCTCATCGACGGTTCGTACCACGAGGTCGACTCCTCCGAGATGGCCTTCAAGATCGCGGGCTCCATGGGCTTCAAGGAAGGGTGCTCCAAGGCGTCGCCGTGCATCCTCGAGCCGATCATGTCCGTCGAGGTGGTTGTGCCGGAAGAGTACATGGGCGACGTCATCGGCGACCTGAACTCGCGCCGTGGCCGCATCATGGGTATGGAAGGACGCGCAGGCGCCCAGGTCGTCACCGCGATGGTGCCGCTGGCCCAGATGTTCGGCTACTCCACTGACCTTCGTTCCGCAACCCAGGGACGTGCAACCTACTCCATGACCTTTGACCACTACGAGCAGGTGCCCAAGTCGGTCGCTGATGAGATTGTCGCAAAGGTTAAAGGCTAACATTTAATACCTATCGAGGAGGACTCGGAAATGGCAAAGGCAAAATTCGAAAGAACCAAACCCCATGTGAACATAGGCACCATCGGCCACGTTGACCACGGTAAGACTACCCTTACCGCTGCCATCACGAAGGTTCTGGCAGGCAAGGGCCAGGCCGAGTTCAAGGCCTTTGACCAGATCGACAACGCTCCGGAAGAGCGTGAGCGCGGCATCACCATCGCCACCGCACACGTCGAGTACGAGACCGACAAGCGCCACTACGCACACGTCGACTGCCCGGGTCACGCCGACTACGTGAAGAACATGATCACCGGTGCTGCCCAGATGGACGGCGCTATCCTGGTTGTTTCCGCAGCTGACGGCCCGATGCCGCAGACCCGCGAGCACATCCTCCTTGCGCGTCAGGTCGGCGTCCCCTACATCGTCGTCTTCCTGAACAAGGCGGACATGGTGGACGACGAGGAGCTCCTCGAGCTCGTCGAGCTGGAAGTCCGCGAGCTTCTCTCCTCCTACGACTTTCCGGGGGACGATATCCCCATCGTGAAGGGTTCCGCCCTGAAAGGGCTCGAAGGGGACAAGGGGGAGCTCGGCGAGCAGGCGATCCTGGCTCTCATGGACGCAGTCGACTCCTACATCCCGGAGCCGCAGCGTGCTGTTGACCGTCCGTTCCTCATGCCGGTCGAGGACGTTTTCTCCATCTCCGGTCGTGGCACCGTCGCTACCGGCCGCGTCGAACGCGGTATCGTGAAGGTCGGCGAGGAGATCGAGATCGTCGGCATCAAGACCACCGCCAAGACGACCGTTACCGGCGTCGAGATGTTCAGGAAGCTTCTGGACGAGGGTCGTGCAGGGGACAACATCGGCGCGCTGCTGCGCGGCGTGAAGCGTGAGGACATCGAGCGCGGCCAGGTTCTGGCCAAGCCGGGCTCCATCACCCCGCACACCAAGTTCAAGGCTGAAGCCTACATCCTCTCCAAGGAAGAAGGCGGCCGCCACACTCCGTTCTTCAACGGCTACCGCCCGCAGTTCTACTTCAGGACCACGGACGTGACCGGCGTTGTTGATCTTGAGCCGGGCACCGAGATGGTTATGCCTGGTGACAACGTCGCCATCACCGTGAACCTGATCACCCCGATCGCCATGGACGAAGGTCTGCGCTTCGCAATCCGCGAAGGTGGCCGCACCGTCGGCGCCGGCGTCGTCAGCTCCATCATAGCTTAAAAAAAACGGCTTCAGAGCAACGGTCCACCTCCTCCGGGAAGCTCCCGGGGGGAGGTGGACTTATGTTCGAAACTGCTTGATAACGAGGAAGAGATGCCTAGTCAGAAAATAAGAATCCGCCTGAAAGCATACGATCACAAACTGCTCGACACCTCGGTGGGCGAGATCGTCGATACCGCAAAGAGAACGGGTGCCCGTGTTGCCGGTCCGATCCCGCTGCCGACCGTCGTCAACAAGTACACCGTGCTGCGCGGACCTCACGTGGACAAGAAGTCTCGCGAACAGTTCGAGATCAGGACCCACAAGAGGCTGATAGACATCCTCGAGCCCACCCAGCAGACTGTGGATGCGCTGATGAAGCTTGACCTTTCAGCGGGTGTGGACGTCGAGATCAAGCTTTAACAGAATCCAAGGATAGGAAGTCAGCCATGAACAAGGGATTGATTGGGAAAAAACTGGGCATGACCCAGATATTTGCCGAGGACGGAAGACGTATCCCCGTCACCGTCGTCGAGGCAGGGCCGTGCGTGGTGCTGCAGAAGAAAACCACCGAGCGCGACGGCTACAACGCCATCCAGGTCGGGTTCGCCCCGAAAGAAGCTTCTCGCGCGACCCAGGCGCTGGTTGGTCACTGTAAGGCCGCCGGCCAGGGCACCTTCGGGGTGCTCCGCGAGTTCCGCATCGAGGACGTCGATCGCTTCAACGTGGGCGATGTCATTGATGCATCCGTTTTCGCCGCAGGCGACTTGGTCGACGTGACCGGTACAAGCATCGGTAAGGGCTTCCAGGGCGTCGTGAAGCGCTGGGGCTTCAAGGGCGGTCGTGCCAGCCACGGTTCCCGCTTCCACCGCGCTCCCGGCTCCATCGGCTGCTCGGCAACGCCCTCCCGCGTCTTCAAGAACAAGAAGATGCCCGGGCAGCTCGGAAACGAGAAGGTCACCGTCCAGAGACTGCGCATCGTGCGCGTCGACGCCGCTGACAATCTGATTCTGCTCGGTGGAGCGATCCCCGGTTCTGCTAACGGCGTCGTCCTGATCAAGGACTCCGTCAAGAGCAAGAAATAAGGGGGCTGGAGAGAGTTATGGCAAAGCTTGATTTATTCGATATCAAGAAGAACAAGGTCGGCGAGATCGACATCGCCGATGCCGTCTTCAACGACGACGTCCGCGAGTACCTGATCCACGAGGCTGTAAAGATCCAGCTCGCAAACCGCAGGCAGGGCACCGTGTGCGTGAAGAACCGCGCAGTGGTCGCCGGCTCCGGGAAGAAGCCGTTCAAGCAGAAGGGGACCGGCCAGGCCCGTCAGGGCGCCAAGCGCGCTCCGCAGTACCCGGGCGGCGGCGTCGCCTTCGGTCCGCGCCCGAAGACGTACGACCTCTCCATGAACAAGAAGGCTCGCCGTGCGGCGCTGCGCTCCGCGCTCTCCCTTCTGTTCAAGAAGGAGCGGATCACCGTGCTGAACAACTTCGACCTCCCGGAAGTGAAAACAAAGGGGTTTGTCGAGGTCTTGAAAGCCTTTAACCTTGACAAGACCCTGGTTATCACGGATACTGCCAATCCCACTTTGGAGCTGTCCGCCCGCAACGTCAAGAACGTCAAGGTCCTCGGTTCTGCTGGCCTCAATATTTTCGACATCATGAAATTCCAGAGCGTCATCTTCACCGAAGCTGCCGTTCGCCAGGTTGAAGGAGCGTTACAGTCATGAATATCTATGACGTCATCAAAAAGCCTCTGATCACCGAGAAGACCACCATCGAGAAAGACGCTCGCAATGTGGTCGCCTTCGTGGTCAACAGCGCGGCAAACAAGATCGAGATCAGTGCCGCGGTGAAAGCGCTCTTCAACGCCGAGGTCGCTTCCGTTAAGACCGTGAACGTCGCCGGGAAGACGAAGCGCACCATGCGCGGCGTTTCGAAGCGCTCCAACTGGAAGAAGGCGTATGTGACCCTCAAAGAGGGGCAGAACATCGACTTCTTCGAAGCTTAAAGATTAATTTTTATCTGCGGGGTTTTAGATAATGGCTATAAAAACTTACAAACCTACCTCTGCGGGGATCAGGCACCAGACCTGCTCGGCCTTTGACGAGATCACCACCAGCAAGCCGGAGAAGTCCCTTCTGGTGAACCTGAAGAAGACTGGCGGCAGGAACTCCAATGGCCGCATCACCTCCCGTCACATCGGCGGCGGACACAAGCAGAAGTACCGGATCATCGACTTCCGCAGGGACAAGAAGGACATCCCGGCGAAGGTCGTCTCGATCGAGTACGATCCGAATCGCTCTGCACGTATCGCGCTCCTGAACTACGTCGACGGTGAGAAGCGCTACATCCTGGCCCCTGTCTCCCTGAAGGTCGGTGATACCGTTATCTCCAGCGCCCAGGCGGATATCAAGCCCGGCAACGCGCTTCCGATCAGGTTCATCCCGCTCGGTACGATCATCCACAATATCGAGCTGAAGATAGGCAAGGGTGCCCAGCTGGCACGCTCCGCAGGTACCTTTGCACAGCTCATGAGCAAGGAAGGGAAGTACTCGACCGTGAAGCTTCCGTCCGGCGAGGTGCGCATGATCCTCATGGACTGCATGGCCACCATCGGCCAGGTCGGGAACGTGGACCACGAGAACGTCTCCATCGGCAAGGCCGGACGCAGCCGCTGGCTCGGCAAGCGCCCGCACGTGAGGGGTGTCGCGATGAACCCGGTCGACCATCCGCACGGCGGTGGTGAAGGTCGTACCTCCGGTGGCCGTCATCCGGTTACCCCGTGGGGTATCCCGACGAAGGGTTACAAGACGAGGACGAACAAGACCTCGTCCCGCTTCATCGTCAAAAAGCGCACCAAATAACTCATCGAGTAGAGGATTATAAAGATGGCAAGATCTATTAAGAAGGGACCTTTCGTTGACGCTCATCTCGAAGCAAAGGTCCAGGCGGAACTCGCCGGAGCCAAAAAGGTGATCAAGACCTGGTCGCGCAGGTCGACCATTACCCCGGACTTCATCGGGCTTACCTTCGCGGTGCACAACGGCAAGAAGTTCATCCCCGTATTCGTCACCGAGAACATGGTCGGTCACAAGATCGGCGAATTCTCGCCTACCAGAACCTTCTACGGTCATGCTGCCGACAAGAAGAGCAAGCTGAAGAAGAAGTAAGGTCTTAAAGGAGTTATAGAATGGAATCGACAGCCAAATTATCCTCTGTGCGTCTCTCCCCGAGAAAGACCCGGCTGGTGGTTGATATGGTGCGCGGCAAAGGGATCCAGGTGGCACTGAACACCCTGAAGTTCTCCCCGCAACCGTCCGCCAAGCTGATCTCGAAGCTCCTCACCTCTGCCGTGGCGAACGCCGAGCAGAAAGGGGTTTCCGACGTGGACGCGCTTTATGTGAAGACCATCTTCGTGGATGGCGGCGCGACCCTGAAGCGCTTCACCCCCCGCGCGATGGGCAGGGCGAGCAAAATTAGAAAACCGACGAGCCACATTACCGTGGTCCTTGCGGAAAAGAAATAAGCAACCGACCGGAGGTGGAGTTTTGGGTCAGAAAGTTAATCCTATAGGGTTCAGGCTTGGAGTTATCAAAACCTGGGATTCGAAGTGGTACGCGGAAAAGGACTACGCAGCGCTCCTGCACGAGGACATCAAGCTGCGCAACTTCCTCAAAAAGCGGCTGTATCATTCCGGGGTCTCCAAGATTGAGATCGAGAGAGCGGCGGGCAAGGCGAAGATCAACATCTACACCGCTCGTCCGGGGCTCATCATCGGTAAGAAGGGCTCTGAAGTCGAGACCCTGAAGAAGGAGCTGGCCAAGCTCACCGATAAAGAGGTATACCTCAACATTCAGGAAGTAAGAAAGCCTGAGTTGGATGCCCAGCTGGTGGCCGAGAATGTCGCGCTGCAGCTCGAGCGCCGCATCGCGTTCCGTCGCGCCATGAAAAAGAGCGTGACGAGCACGCTGAAGTTCGGCGCCAAGGGGATCCGTATCACCTGCTCGGGCCGTCTCGGGGGGGCAGAGATGTCCCGTACCGAGTGGTATCGTGAGGGGAGGGTGCCGCTGCACACGCTGAGGGCAGACATCGACTACGGCTTTGCAGAAGCCAAGACTACCTATGGCATCATCGGCGTTAAAGTGCTCCTCTTCAAGGGTGAAGTGCTCTCCGCCATAAAATAGATAGAGGAGTTTTTTGCGATGTTAATGCCCAAAAGAGTTAAGCATAGAAAGCAGATGAAAGGGCGCATGACCGGCACGCCTCAGCGCGGCATCGAGCTCGCGTTCGGCGAGTTCGGCCTGCAGGCCACCGAGTGCGGCTGGCTCGATTCCCGCCAGATCGAGGCTGCTCGTATCGCCATGACCCGCTACATCAAGAGGGGCGGCAAGATCTGGATCCGCATCTTCC
The DNA window shown above is from Geomonas sp. RF6 and carries:
- the rpoC gene encoding DNA-directed RNA polymerase subunit beta' — translated: MEDIFNFFEKPKDPLHFSSIKISISSPEKIRERSFGEVKKPETINYRTFKPERDGLFCAKIFGPTKDYECNCGKYKRMKHRGIVCEKCGVEVIPSKVRRERLGHIDLATPVAHIWFLKSLPSRIGNLMDITLKDLEKVLYFEAYVVTDPKETGLSFGQVLSEDQYQKAMEEHHNGFEAGMGAAAIRQCLTSMDLDQLSESLRLEMQEATSEAKRKKTAKRLKVIEAFKNSGNKPEWMILECIPVLPPELRPLVPLDGGRFATSDLNDLYRRVINRNNRLKRLMELQAPEVIIRNEKRMLQEAVDALFDNGRRGRAIAGPNKRPLKSLSDMLKGKSGRFRQNLLGKRVDYSGRSVIVVGPELRLHQCGLPKKMALELFKPFIYNKLEERGFVTTIKSAKKMVEKEKPEVWDVLEEVIKEHPVMLNRAPTLHRLGIQAFEPVLIEGKAIQLHPLVCTAFNADFDGDQMAVHLPLSVESQVETRVLMMSTNNILSPAHGKPIIVPSQDMVLGIYYMTRERYFQEGEGRIFSSPDEVRIAWDAKEIHLQARIKVRMKNLESDEKPAILETTTGRVLLREILPEAVPFSTINKVMTKKELSNLVDVCYRLAGNKETVILADKLKAIGFRYAALAGISISINDMVIPDGKQAIISRATEEVQEIQNQYTEGLITDGERYNKVIDIWAKSTEDIAKEMLDNLSRDTISDPEGKEVKVPSFNAIHMMADSGARGSAQQIRQLAGMRGLMAKPSGEIIETPITANFREGLTVLQYFISTHGARKGLADTALKTANSGYLTRRLVDVAQDAIITEVDCGTIDGLTVSSLTEGGEIIEHIGDRILGRVALDDILDPVTGDVLVPANEEIDETLVAKIEAAGLEKVKIRSVLTCESRRGICAKCYGRDLARGHLVNRGEAVGVIAAQSIGEPGTQLTMRTFHIGGTASRRAEQTSLESRNDGRAKFININYVTNSEGHHIVMNRNGELAVVDETGREREKYAVVYGAKIKVSQDEPVKQGQSLAEWDPYTMPILTEIAGKVKFGDIIEGVTMEEQVDEVTGLSRKVIIESRDADKRPRITIKDESGRTAKTGESLAARYYLPVGSNINVMEETIVNAGDVIAKIPRETTKTKDITGGLPRVAELFEARKPKDFAVITEIDGVVAFGKDAKGKRKVIVTPEMGEPKEYLIPKGKHISVHEGDHVRAGEALMDGSSNPHDILRVLGQKELAKYLVDEVQEVYRLQGVKINDKHIETIVRQMLRRVRIKDVGDTSLLIDDQIERYVFEEENEKALDKGGRPATAESLLLGITKASLSTESFISAASFQETTKVLTQASIEGKVDSLRGLKENVIMGRLIPAGTGLSLYRNMKLVAEEPIIIPEPVQEVEERIEDEPEALEA
- the rpsL gene encoding 30S ribosomal protein S12, giving the protein MPTINQLIRNGRESKAEKSTAPALRCCPQKRGVCTRVYTTTPKKPNSALRKVARVRLTNGVEVTSYIPGVGHNLQEHSVVLIRGGRVKDLPGVRYHIVRGTLDSVGVKGRMKSRSKYGAKRPK
- the rpsG gene encoding 30S ribosomal protein S7; amino-acid sequence: MPRRREVAKRVILPDPKYGDRTVAKLINIIMLDGKKSTAERALYGALELAASKASDEPVKVLKRCLDNIKPMLEVKSRRVGGSTYQVPVEVRPERRMSLAMRWLVKYSNARSEKTVTDKLAGEILDAYNNRGAAVKKREDTHKMAEANRAFAHYRW
- the fusA gene encoding elongation factor G is translated as MARQVSLEMTRNIGIMAHIDAGKTTTTERILYYTGVSHKIGEVHDGTATMDWMEQEQERGITITSAATTCMWKDHRINIIDTPGHVDFTIEVERSLRVLDGAVAVFCSVGGVEPQSETVWRQADKYRVPRIAFVNKMDRIGADFFRGVSMIKDRLKANPVPLQIPIGAEENYKGVVDLVEMRGIVWNDESLGARYDVIEIPEELKAQAQEYRDLLIEEISSHDDELMEKYLGGEELTKEEIKSAIRKSTLAIQICPVICGSSFKNKGVQNLLDAVLDYLPAPTDIPAIQGIDANTEAPIERHASDDEPFSSLAFKIMTDPYVGQLCFFRVYSGVMNSGSYVYNSTKGKRERIGRILKMHANKREEIKEVYAGDIAAAVGLKYTTTGDTLCAEDSAVILESIEFPEPVISIAIEPKTKADQEKLGISLAKLASEDPSFRVKTDEETGQTIISGMGELHLEIIVDRLMREFKVEANVGKPQVAYRETITKKVKSEGKFVRQSGGRGQFGHVWIEIEPQEPGKGYEFVDAIKGGVVPREYIPAVDKGIKEALDNGVMAGYPVVDVKVTLIDGSYHEVDSSEMAFKIAGSMGFKEGCSKASPCILEPIMSVEVVVPEEYMGDVIGDLNSRRGRIMGMEGRAGAQVVTAMVPLAQMFGYSTDLRSATQGRATYSMTFDHYEQVPKSVADEIVAKVKG
- the tuf gene encoding elongation factor Tu → MAKAKFERTKPHVNIGTIGHVDHGKTTLTAAITKVLAGKGQAEFKAFDQIDNAPEERERGITIATAHVEYETDKRHYAHVDCPGHADYVKNMITGAAQMDGAILVVSAADGPMPQTREHILLARQVGVPYIVVFLNKADMVDDEELLELVELEVRELLSSYDFPGDDIPIVKGSALKGLEGDKGELGEQAILALMDAVDSYIPEPQRAVDRPFLMPVEDVFSISGRGTVATGRVERGIVKVGEEIEIVGIKTTAKTTVTGVEMFRKLLDEGRAGDNIGALLRGVKREDIERGQVLAKPGSITPHTKFKAEAYILSKEEGGRHTPFFNGYRPQFYFRTTDVTGVVDLEPGTEMVMPGDNVAITVNLITPIAMDEGLRFAIREGGRTVGAGVVSSIIA
- the rpsJ gene encoding 30S ribosomal protein S10: MPSQKIRIRLKAYDHKLLDTSVGEIVDTAKRTGARVAGPIPLPTVVNKYTVLRGPHVDKKSREQFEIRTHKRLIDILEPTQQTVDALMKLDLSAGVDVEIKL
- the rplC gene encoding 50S ribosomal protein L3; protein product: MNKGLIGKKLGMTQIFAEDGRRIPVTVVEAGPCVVLQKKTTERDGYNAIQVGFAPKEASRATQALVGHCKAAGQGTFGVLREFRIEDVDRFNVGDVIDASVFAAGDLVDVTGTSIGKGFQGVVKRWGFKGGRASHGSRFHRAPGSIGCSATPSRVFKNKKMPGQLGNEKVTVQRLRIVRVDAADNLILLGGAIPGSANGVVLIKDSVKSKK
- the rplD gene encoding 50S ribosomal protein L4, encoding MAKLDLFDIKKNKVGEIDIADAVFNDDVREYLIHEAVKIQLANRRQGTVCVKNRAVVAGSGKKPFKQKGTGQARQGAKRAPQYPGGGVAFGPRPKTYDLSMNKKARRAALRSALSLLFKKERITVLNNFDLPEVKTKGFVEVLKAFNLDKTLVITDTANPTLELSARNVKNVKVLGSAGLNIFDIMKFQSVIFTEAAVRQVEGALQS
- a CDS encoding 50S ribosomal protein L23 gives rise to the protein MNIYDVIKKPLITEKTTIEKDARNVVAFVVNSAANKIEISAAVKALFNAEVASVKTVNVAGKTKRTMRGVSKRSNWKKAYVTLKEGQNIDFFEA
- the rplB gene encoding 50S ribosomal protein L2; translation: MAIKTYKPTSAGIRHQTCSAFDEITTSKPEKSLLVNLKKTGGRNSNGRITSRHIGGGHKQKYRIIDFRRDKKDIPAKVVSIEYDPNRSARIALLNYVDGEKRYILAPVSLKVGDTVISSAQADIKPGNALPIRFIPLGTIIHNIELKIGKGAQLARSAGTFAQLMSKEGKYSTVKLPSGEVRMILMDCMATIGQVGNVDHENVSIGKAGRSRWLGKRPHVRGVAMNPVDHPHGGGEGRTSGGRHPVTPWGIPTKGYKTRTNKTSSRFIVKKRTK
- the rpsS gene encoding 30S ribosomal protein S19 codes for the protein MARSIKKGPFVDAHLEAKVQAELAGAKKVIKTWSRRSTITPDFIGLTFAVHNGKKFIPVFVTENMVGHKIGEFSPTRTFYGHAADKKSKLKKK
- the rplV gene encoding 50S ribosomal protein L22; translation: MESTAKLSSVRLSPRKTRLVVDMVRGKGIQVALNTLKFSPQPSAKLISKLLTSAVANAEQKGVSDVDALYVKTIFVDGGATLKRFTPRAMGRASKIRKPTSHITVVLAEKK
- the rpsC gene encoding 30S ribosomal protein S3, whose amino-acid sequence is MGQKVNPIGFRLGVIKTWDSKWYAEKDYAALLHEDIKLRNFLKKRLYHSGVSKIEIERAAGKAKINIYTARPGLIIGKKGSEVETLKKELAKLTDKEVYLNIQEVRKPELDAQLVAENVALQLERRIAFRRAMKKSVTSTLKFGAKGIRITCSGRLGGAEMSRTEWYREGRVPLHTLRADIDYGFAEAKTTYGIIGVKVLLFKGEVLSAIK